Within Verrucomicrobiia bacterium, the genomic segment CCAGACGGAGCCAAAAAGAGAAAGTTTCAAGCCCGAAATCTTCCGGGTGAATGTTAAGAGGCTGTTTGTAAAATCTGCGAAATATTGACTCGCCCGCCGACACCGGCTATGAGTCGCCCAGTTGCCCGTGTCTATCACCGTTTCCATTGTTGAAGATAATGAGCAGTTGCGCGCCACGCTCGCACGGGTGCTCGGGCGGGCTGAGGGGTTCAAATGCCTGACCCAATATCCCGACGCCGAATCGGCTCTCGAAGGCATCCCCAAGGAGCACCCGCAAGTAGTTCTGATGGACATCAACCTGCCCGGCATCAATGGCGTCGAATGCGTTCGCCGTCTTAAGGTTGTCACCCCGGAAACTCAGGTCGTCATGCTCACCGTTTACGAGGATACGGAAAACATCTTCAACGCTCTGGCGGCCGGGGCCGCCGGCTATCTGCTCAAGCGCACCAAGAGCGCTGAACTCATCGAGGCCATTCGCGAGGTTCAAAGGGGCGGTTCACCCATGACTACCCACATCGCCCGCAAGGTCACCCAGTCCTTCCAGCGGGCTGGCCCTTCCGCAAAACCGACCGAGAATCTTTCCGAGCGCGAACAGGAGGTCCTGGATTGTTTGAGCCAGGGGTTTTTATACAAGGAAATCGCTGAGAAACTGGGCATCAGTTACGAGACCGTTCATACCTATATCCGCCGCATTTACGAGAAGCTCCAGGTCCGGACCCGCACCGAAGCAGTGGCCAAGTTCCTGAAGCGGTGAGGAAAGGCTAGAAAAAAAAGGTCACACCCACCAGCCCCAGCACGGTGTTCAAACCCTGGTTGGGCTGGCTCAGCCCCGCGCAGGACAGGTGGAGGTATCGGCCTTCGAGGGTGAGCGCCATCTCATCGCCCACGAACCAGTGTACGCCCACTCCGCCTTGTAGATTAAACTCAAAGGTGTTGCTCAAATCCGGCGGCCCTATCCCGGTCGCCGTCAACCCGGCGCCCCCATCCAGGAAAGGCACGAATCGTGTTCCGGTGGCGAAGTTGTAGCGCAAGTGCGGCGTGAGCCCAAACAACCAATTGCTGTCTGGCGAGAACTGCGCTCCTCCAAATGCCTCAAGCCGAAGTTCCCAGTTGCCCCGATACCAGGCGCCCTTGCCCATGATGCGGCCAATCATGTGCCCGTAAGAAAGGCTCAAGAACGCTAAGTCATGGGCCTGAGCGCTGCCAAAAGCGGCGATACCAGCGCCCCCTGCGGCACTGATGCCTAATGTTTGTACTGCGGGGTCAAAACCATTACCAATACCTTCCGGCCAGATAGACGGGCCGGGAGCGTTGAAGGAAGCCGGGCCAGAACTTGTGGCCGGGAATGAAGGCTGGGGTTCAGCGCCAGGCGAGCAATGCACGATGAATGCCAACACGACGGCCAAACTGCTGGTCAACGCCCCTGAATCTCTCATCGTGATAATAACCCTGTTTCCCCTAACGTTCTGCTTGCTTCTGATTCGACTCTTACATCCGGTACCCTCCTTTACACCCAATCGCTCTTTAGTCAAATGACGCATCTTATCCATTCGCATTAATTACTTCCACGCGCGCTTGACGCTCAGGCGCTAAAGCCCCAAATTTTTGTGTCGGGCAGGTGTTCCTTTGTTAAGTCGAGAATTTATGAAAAGCGCAGATAATACCTTTGGCGCCTTGCAGTCATTCGATGCGGGCGGCGGGCAACAAGCCCTGTTTTATTCATTGCCGCATCTGGACCGGGCGGGGACAGGCCCGGTCTCGAGACTCCCGGTTTCAATCCGGCTCGTGCTGGAATCCGTGCTGCGCAATTGTGACGGCAGGCGCA encodes:
- a CDS encoding response regulator transcription factor, with translation MSITVSIVEDNEQLRATLARVLGRAEGFKCLTQYPDAESALEGIPKEHPQVVLMDINLPGINGVECVRRLKVVTPETQVVMLTVYEDTENIFNALAAGAAGYLLKRTKSAELIEAIREVQRGGSPMTTHIARKVTQSFQRAGPSAKPTENLSEREQEVLDCLSQGFLYKEIAEKLGISYETVHTYIRRIYEKLQVRTRTEAVAKFLKR
- a CDS encoding acyloxyacyl hydrolase, giving the protein MRDSGALTSSLAVVLAFIVHCSPGAEPQPSFPATSSGPASFNAPGPSIWPEGIGNGFDPAVQTLGISAAGGAGIAAFGSAQAHDLAFLSLSYGHMIGRIMGKGAWYRGNWELRLEAFGGAQFSPDSNWLFGLTPHLRYNFATGTRFVPFLDGGAGLTATGIGPPDLSNTFEFNLQGGVGVHWFVGDEMALTLEGRYLHLSCAGLSQPNQGLNTVLGLVGVTFFF